From one Melioribacteraceae bacterium genomic stretch:
- the dgt gene encoding dNTP triphosphohydrolase, which produces MNNKFYTDFDTERLYDSKRENDYRNAFQIDRDRIIHSSEFRRLQGKTQVFLPGEYDFYRTRLTHSIEVAQIGRSICNFIQHHEKDFFSEDYFIDPDLVESACLAHDLGHPPFGHAGERTLHKLMKEYGGFEGNAQTLRIITETLYRTEDSRKGMNPCRAFLDSILKYKSLFSELENPLNHYVYDNHKEYLNFVFGGIDIHEKFAHGEEADSFRSIECQIMDWADDTAYAINDIQDSITGGFINIAKLVNYGNSTSLNKNEINYLEELINWIKESKYKPKLGSQVGDFIQACSIKERKTFLDDKTNRYKYVLVVDNSCLEKANFYKNIAVDLVFKSTQLHQMESKGDYMLTNFFSVMRENYIEKISGMKLIPEFSHKIVVNSSDKFERARLICDNIAGMTDSFAMRSYRRLFDPNYSSLADLV; this is translated from the coding sequence ATGAACAACAAATTTTATACTGATTTTGATACTGAGCGTCTGTATGATAGTAAACGGGAAAATGACTATAGAAATGCATTTCAAATTGATAGAGATAGAATCATCCATTCATCGGAGTTTAGGCGACTGCAAGGTAAAACCCAAGTATTTTTGCCGGGTGAATATGATTTTTATAGAACGAGATTAACTCACTCAATTGAAGTTGCACAAATCGGAAGATCAATCTGCAATTTCATTCAACATCATGAAAAAGATTTCTTTAGTGAAGATTATTTTATTGATCCCGACCTAGTTGAATCTGCATGTCTTGCACATGATTTGGGTCATCCGCCATTCGGTCATGCCGGTGAACGAACACTTCATAAATTGATGAAAGAATACGGCGGCTTTGAAGGAAATGCCCAAACTCTTCGCATTATTACGGAAACGCTTTATAGAACCGAAGATTCACGTAAAGGAATGAATCCATGCCGTGCCTTTTTAGACAGCATTCTAAAATATAAAAGTTTATTTAGCGAACTTGAAAATCCTCTCAATCATTATGTATATGATAATCACAAAGAGTACTTGAATTTTGTATTCGGTGGAATAGATATCCATGAAAAATTTGCTCACGGCGAGGAAGCTGATTCATTCAGAAGTATTGAATGCCAAATTATGGATTGGGCAGATGATACCGCTTATGCTATTAATGATATTCAAGATAGTATTACCGGCGGATTTATTAACATAGCAAAACTAGTTAATTATGGAAACAGCACTTCACTAAATAAGAATGAAATTAATTATCTAGAAGAACTGATTAATTGGATAAAAGAAAGTAAGTATAAACCAAAACTCGGTTCGCAAGTTGGTGATTTTATACAAGCATGTTCAATCAAAGAACGCAAAACTTTTCTTGATGATAAAACCAATCGTTATAAATATGTTTTAGTAGTTGACAATAGTTGTTTAGAGAAAGCAAACTTCTATAAAAATATTGCTGTCGATCTTGTTTTTAAGTCAACACAACTGCATCAAATGGAATCTAAAGGCGATTACATGTTAACCAACTTTTTTAGTGTAATGCGCGAAAATTATATTGAAAAAATTTCCGGCATGAAATTAATTCCCGAATTCAGTCACAAAATAGTTGTAAATAGTTCAGATAAATTCGAACGAGCCAGATTAATTTGTGATAATATTGCGGGAATGACTGATTCATTTGCGATGAGATCTTACAGAAGATTGTTTGATCCGAACTATAGTTCTTTGGCTGATTTGGTTTAA
- a CDS encoding type II toxin-antitoxin system VapC family toxin: MKKVLLDTNAYSNLLAGDEKVLKEIENSDIVFFSVFVIGELLSGFKGGSKEQENKNILTRFFEKPSVEIINATIETSEFFAHVKHQLKMKGSPIPINDLWIAAHVFETGSTLITYDSHFRKIPSIKLWDRIG, translated from the coding sequence GTGAAAAAAGTACTGTTGGACACAAATGCATATAGTAATTTGCTCGCCGGTGATGAAAAAGTTTTGAAGGAAATTGAAAATTCGGATATCGTTTTCTTTTCTGTGTTTGTAATCGGCGAATTACTAAGTGGATTTAAGGGTGGTAGTAAGGAGCAGGAAAACAAAAATATTTTAACTCGCTTTTTTGAAAAACCCTCTGTTGAGATTATTAACGCAACAATCGAAACATCCGAATTCTTTGCACACGTAAAGCATCAATTAAAAATGAAAGGTTCTCCGATTCCCATTAATGACCTCTGGATTGCCGCACATGTTTTTGAAACCGGTTCAACATTAATAACTTACGATTCACACTTCCGTAAGATTCCAAGCATTAAACTTTGGGATCGGATAGGTTAA
- a CDS encoding 4-hydroxy-3-methylbut-2-enyl diphosphate reductase, whose amino-acid sequence MKKFDIPDHYRSSIISTIKELRKINDPRKKDFTPTELDFGPIKFFIARHFGFCYGVENAIEIAYRTVEENPDKRIFLLSEMIHNPGVNEDLQKRGINFIMDTEGNHYFKWEEITSDDIVLIPAFGTTLEIEKKLKHMGIPTERYDTTCPFVEKVWNRAYELGEKDYTVVIHGKHNHEETRATFSHSVRNAKSVIVRDIKETEILANIILGKIPLLDFYTFFKGKYSDGFDVYKDLMKVGVVNQTTMLATETQEIADLLKRTMSDKYGEENIKDHFADTRDTLCYATNDNQSATYGLMETSADLAIVVGGYNSSNTSHIVELLESKFPTYFINNAAKILSEKSIRHFNIHSKEEKTTGKYLPEEEPIKIVLTSGASCPDAYVDEVLTRILSFYNDVKSIEEVIKSFKQ is encoded by the coding sequence ATGAAAAAATTTGATATACCCGATCATTATAGAAGTTCGATAATTTCCACAATTAAAGAACTGCGAAAGATAAACGATCCGCGCAAAAAAGATTTTACACCAACCGAATTAGATTTTGGTCCGATTAAATTTTTTATAGCTCGTCATTTCGGATTCTGTTACGGCGTCGAAAACGCTATAGAAATTGCATACAGAACAGTCGAAGAAAATCCCGACAAAAGAATTTTTCTTTTAAGCGAAATGATACATAATCCTGGGGTCAATGAAGATTTACAGAAACGTGGTATTAATTTTATAATGGATACTGAAGGAAATCATTATTTCAAATGGGAAGAAATTACAAGTGATGACATAGTATTAATTCCAGCATTTGGAACTACACTCGAAATTGAAAAGAAACTTAAACATATGGGAATTCCTACAGAACGATACGATACAACATGTCCGTTTGTTGAAAAAGTTTGGAACCGTGCTTATGAATTAGGAGAGAAAGATTATACAGTTGTAATTCACGGTAAACATAACCACGAAGAAACTCGCGCAACATTTTCACACTCAGTTAGAAATGCCAAGTCAGTTATTGTTAGAGATATAAAAGAAACTGAGATTTTAGCAAATATAATTCTGGGTAAAATTCCCCTATTGGATTTTTATACATTCTTCAAGGGAAAATATTCGGATGGATTCGATGTTTACAAAGATCTAATGAAAGTCGGAGTTGTAAATCAAACAACAATGTTAGCAACAGAAACTCAAGAGATTGCAGATTTACTGAAACGAACGATGTCGGATAAATATGGTGAGGAAAACATCAAAGACCATTTTGCGGATACAAGAGATACGTTGTGCTATGCTACCAATGATAATCAATCAGCAACTTATGGTTTGATGGAAACGAGTGCTGATTTGGCTATTGTTGTCGGCGGATATAATAGTTCCAATACATCACACATAGTAGAATTACTAGAATCCAAGTTTCCGACATACTTCATTAATAATGCAGCCAAAATTCTTTCGGAAAAATCTATTAGACATTTCAACATTCATTCAAAAGAAGAAAAGACAACCGGTAAATACCTTCCCGAAGAAGAACCGATTAAAATAGTTTTAACCAGCGGTGCATCTTGTCCGGATGCTTATGTTGATGAAGTACTTACCAGAATTTTATCTTTTTATAATGATGTAAAATCGATTGAAGAAGTTATCAAGAGCTTTAAGCAGTAA
- a CDS encoding DUF2911 domain-containing protein, with translation MKNIIINLLLGVFIVSLTYAQNDQPRLSPKASISQVIGYTEVTINYSRPGVKERTVWGELVPYDKVWRTGANEATTIEFNNDVRIEGNEVPKGKYSLFTIPGEMEWTIILNKEWEQWGAFKYSEAADQLRFKVKPQKSEFTERLTFSVDYLSPYSANIVLEWNEIEVSFKIETN, from the coding sequence ATGAAAAATATAATAATAAATTTACTACTTGGAGTTTTTATTGTTTCATTAACTTATGCCCAAAACGATCAACCACGATTGAGTCCAAAAGCTTCTATCTCTCAAGTTATTGGATATACAGAAGTTACTATCAATTACAGCAGACCGGGTGTAAAAGAGCGTACTGTTTGGGGAGAATTGGTTCCCTATGATAAAGTTTGGAGAACCGGGGCTAATGAGGCGACCACTATAGAATTTAACAACGATGTAAGAATTGAAGGAAATGAAGTACCAAAAGGAAAATATAGCTTGTTTACAATTCCCGGGGAAATGGAATGGACAATCATTTTGAATAAGGAATGGGAACAATGGGGCGCTTTTAAATATAGTGAAGCCGCAGATCAACTCAGATTTAAAGTTAAACCGCAAAAAAGTGAATTCACCGAACGTCTGACATTCTCAGTAGATTACCTTTCGCCTTATTCGGCAAATATTGTTTTGGAATGGAACGAGATAGAAGTTTCGTTCAAAATAGAAACAAATTAA
- the paaZ gene encoding phenylacetic acid degradation bifunctional protein PaaZ — MIRLKSYVKGNWVEGTGDFETLYNPVNGEKIAEISSKGINLKETLDYARNVGGPKLREMTFHQRGRILKSLAQYLMSRKDEFYPLSFQTGATKIDSWVDIEGGISTLFTYASKGRREIPDGKVWVEGNMEMLSKEGTFIGQHICVPLQGVAVHINAFNFPVWGMLEKLAPTFLAGMPAVVKPAPVSSHLAAKMTEAIIESELLPEGSLQLILGEPYDLLDYLTNQDVVTFTGSAATGQKLKSHPAIIKNSVRFNLEADSLNASVLGPDITPQMEEFNLFVKEVVNEMTSKAGQKCTAIRRTIVPKNLMPQVTEAIKERLIKIKIGDPSNRETRMGSLGGKRYVELLKEKIELLKQSMEVLYEGNEKFHSKDSSFVNPVLLKCNDPHNNSSPHEIEAFGPVNTIMPYNSFEDAIKIVNLGQGSLVASIFTADSTIAEKFVLGCGSFHGRINIINKECAKESTGHGSPLPHMTHGGPGRAGGGEELGGIRSVLKYMQRVALQGHPTMLTKVSGQYLKGAEYKHDKIHPFRKYFEELEIGETLISPRRTVTEADIVNFAGVSGDYFYAHMDDIAAKESMFEKRVAHGYFVLSAAAGLFVHPAKGPVLANYGLENLRFIKPVYIGDTIQAYLTCKRKTYKEKRQPEDTPNGVVEWYVEVKNQEDEIVAVYTILTLVERKEDN; from the coding sequence TTGATACGTCTTAAATCTTATGTAAAAGGTAATTGGGTCGAAGGAACCGGTGATTTTGAAACTTTATACAATCCTGTCAACGGTGAAAAAATTGCCGAGATTTCATCAAAGGGAATTAACTTAAAAGAAACTCTTGATTATGCGAGAAATGTTGGCGGACCAAAACTCCGTGAGATGACATTTCATCAACGAGGAAGAATTTTAAAATCACTTGCTCAATACTTAATGTCTCGCAAAGATGAATTCTATCCACTCTCTTTCCAGACCGGTGCAACTAAAATTGATTCATGGGTTGATATTGAAGGTGGAATTTCAACATTATTTACTTATGCAAGTAAAGGCAGACGCGAAATTCCCGACGGTAAAGTTTGGGTTGAAGGTAATATGGAGATGCTTTCGAAAGAAGGTACTTTTATAGGTCAGCACATATGTGTTCCGCTTCAAGGAGTTGCTGTCCATATAAATGCATTCAACTTTCCGGTTTGGGGAATGTTGGAAAAATTAGCTCCGACATTTTTAGCCGGAATGCCTGCAGTTGTAAAACCGGCCCCGGTTTCATCACATCTTGCCGCAAAAATGACAGAAGCAATAATTGAATCAGAATTACTTCCCGAAGGTTCGCTGCAATTAATTTTAGGTGAACCTTATGATTTACTTGATTACTTAACAAATCAAGATGTAGTTACATTTACCGGTTCTGCTGCAACGGGACAAAAACTTAAATCTCATCCGGCAATTATTAAAAACTCTGTTCGATTTAATTTAGAAGCTGATTCATTAAATGCTTCGGTTCTAGGTCCGGATATAACTCCACAAATGGAAGAATTCAATTTATTTGTCAAGGAAGTTGTCAATGAAATGACTTCGAAAGCGGGACAAAAATGTACGGCTATACGCAGAACAATAGTTCCGAAAAATTTAATGCCTCAAGTGACTGAAGCAATAAAAGAAAGATTAATAAAAATAAAAATAGGTGATCCTTCAAACAGAGAAACCAGAATGGGCTCACTTGGCGGAAAAAGATATGTTGAACTGTTAAAAGAAAAAATCGAGTTACTTAAACAATCGATGGAAGTTTTATATGAAGGCAATGAAAAATTTCACAGCAAAGATTCATCATTCGTAAACCCGGTTTTGCTAAAGTGTAATGATCCGCATAACAATTCATCACCGCATGAAATTGAAGCGTTTGGACCTGTAAATACGATAATGCCATATAATTCGTTTGAAGATGCAATTAAAATTGTAAATCTAGGACAAGGCAGTTTAGTTGCATCTATATTTACAGCGGACTCTACGATTGCCGAAAAATTTGTACTTGGTTGCGGTTCATTTCATGGAAGAATTAATATTATAAACAAAGAATGCGCTAAAGAATCAACCGGGCATGGTTCCCCGCTTCCTCATATGACGCATGGCGGTCCTGGGCGTGCCGGCGGCGGTGAAGAACTTGGCGGTATAAGAAGTGTCTTAAAATATATGCAGAGAGTTGCTCTTCAAGGTCATCCGACAATGTTAACAAAGGTTAGCGGACAGTATTTAAAAGGTGCTGAATACAAACACGATAAAATTCACCCGTTCAGAAAATATTTTGAAGAATTGGAAATTGGTGAAACATTAATCTCACCAAGAAGAACTGTTACCGAAGCGGATATCGTAAATTTTGCCGGTGTAAGCGGAGATTATTTTTATGCCCACATGGATGATATTGCCGCCAAAGAATCTATGTTTGAAAAACGAGTTGCACATGGATACTTTGTGTTATCAGCAGCAGCCGGATTGTTTGTTCACCCGGCTAAAGGTCCTGTTCTTGCAAATTATGGTTTAGAAAATCTTCGGTTTATCAAACCGGTATACATTGGTGATACGATACAGGCGTATCTTACTTGTAAAAGAAAAACATATAAAGAAAAACGTCAACCCGAGGATACGCCAAACGGAGTTGTTGAGTGGTACGTTGAAGTAAAAAATCAAGAAGATGAGATTGTTGCCGTTTACACAATACTTACACTTGTGGAAAGAAAAGAAGATAACTAA